The following is a genomic window from Anas acuta chromosome 3, bAnaAcu1.1, whole genome shotgun sequence.
gttaaacttcatgtggttggtgaccGCCCAGCTCCCCAGTCTGTCGAGatccttctgcaaggcctttccaccctcatctgagtccacaattcctccaagtttggtgtcgttGGCAAATTTGCTCCAAACACCctctagtcctacatccaaatcgtttataaagacattgaagaggactggctcTAAAATGGAGCTTTGGTGGAACCCACTAGTGACAATCCACCAGCCAGATATGGCCCCATTAACtgcaaccctttgagccctgcccctcagccaattgctcacccatgGTATGATGTTTTTGCTAAATtttatgctggacattttgtccagtaggatcctatgggaaactgtgtcaaaagctttgtgaagtccaaaaagatcaaaTCAGGTGATTTCCCTTGATTGACTAGAAGGGTGAACTTATCATGGccccagttgactggcggctagcaaacgtgacacccatctacaagaaggaccggagggcagacccgggaaactacaggcctgtcagtttgacctcagtaccagggaagctcatggagcagatcctcttgagagtcatcacgcagcacttgcagggcaagcaggcgatcaggcccagtcagcatgggtttatgaaaggcaggtcctgcttgatgaacctgatctccttctatgacaaagtgacgcgctgggtggacgagggaaaggctgcgGATGTgctctaccttgacttcagcaaggcttttgacaccatctcccacagcattctcctcaagaaactggctgctcatggcttggactggcgtatgcttTGTTgagttagaaactggctggatagccgggcccaaagagtcatggtgaatggaatCAAATCCAtttggaggccggtcactagtggcgttccccagggctcggtgctggggccggtcctctttaatatcttcatcgatgatctggacgagggcattgagtgcaccctcagtaagtttgcagatgacaccaagctaggtgcgtgtgtcgatctgctcgagggtaggaaagctctgcaggaggatctggataggctgcaccgatgggctgaggtcaactgcatgaagttcaacaaggccaagtgccgggtcctgcacctggggcgcaataactccaagcagaactacaggctgggagacgagtggttggagagctgccaggcagagaaggacctgggagtgatggtggacagtcggctgaatatgagccagcagtgtgctcaggtggccaagaaggccaacagcatcctggcttgtatcagaaacagtgtgaccagcagggctagggaggtgatcgtccccctgtactcggctctggtgaggccacacctcgagtactgtgttcagttttgggcccctcgctacaagaaggacatcgaggtgcttgagcgggtgcagagaagggcgacgaagctggtgaggggcctggagaacaagtcctacgaggagcgtctgagggagctgggcttgttcagcctggctcaggggcgaccttatcgctctctacagataccttaaaggaggctgtagtgaggtggggtttggcctgttctcccacgtgcctggtgacaggacgagggggaatgggcttaagttgcaccaggggagttttaggttggatgttaggaagaacttctttaccgaaagggttgttagacactggaacaggctgctcagggaagtggtggagtccccatccctggaagtctttaaaagacatttagatgtagagcttagggatatggtttagtggggactgttagtgttaggttagaggttggactcgatgatcttgaggtctcttccaacctagaaattctgtgattctgtgattctgtaaaaggaaatcaaatttgttaggcaggacctacccctcatgaacccatgttggctggaacgtatgactgcattgtcccccagctgtgcttcaataacttcaaggatcatcttcttcataattttaccaggcagtGACGTGAGACAAATGTAGTACAGGCAGCCATGGTGCCAAGAGGAGTTGTGCTTCTGCACCAACAACCTCTGAAGTGGCTCAAACCCCACATACAATGTTAGtgtctccttttcagttgggaTGTAGTGGGCTTCTGATCCTTGATAACCCTGGCTCCAGAACTCCAGAGGTCAACCTCAGGTTTCTGCTGAGATTTTCTGCCAGAAGCTCCAGCTGAGGCCATGTGTATTgtgtttatgtggcaagggctcttattgctctctacaaccaACTgtaaggaaggtgtggggagctgtaggtctcttctcacaggtaactagtgataggactagagggaatggtctcaagttgtgccaggggaggttcaggttggaaatgaggagacatttctgctcagcaagagaAGTCAGGTgttgggacaggttgcccagggaggtggtggagtcaccgtccctgggggtgttcgaggagaggttggacatggtgcttggggaaagggtttagtgggtggcattggtggtagggggatggttaaACAAAATGATCTTGGAGGACTTTTCCAACTGtaatgattctaggattctaggATTCTAAGGGCTTGTATTGGGTTggtattgggtttatgtgggTTATTTATGTATTGATGTTGGGTTTATTTGGCTTGTATTAGGTTTATGTGGCTTATGTGCAGGTTGGGCTACAGGGGAGGCCTctacagagcccagcagctgccccaggtcagatcagagccagctccagatggctccaaaggAACCCGCTGCTGTCCAGAGCCAACCCAGTGAGCAACGCTGTGAGAAGAGGTTgtggaaagggggaaaagcaGGAAAGGGGGAAATTTGAGGAAAAGGGCAGAGAGGGACGTGAAGCAGCGGCGGGGGCAAAacatcagggactgactgcagcccccattcccgTGTCCCCTGCTCCACTTGGGAGGAGAAGACAGAAGAGGGTGGGTGGGAGGAAGGTGTCCGTAGTTTCCTTTTAGTTTCTCAGCGCTGCAGTCTGCTAGGtcaataaattgtatttatctCCTTGTGCTGAGATTGTTTTGCCCGTGACAATAATTactgagtgatctccctgtccttatctcagcccttgagccctttccattatatttttgcccctttttcctttgaagagagggagtgagagagcggttgcggtggagctcagcagccctgcagggtaGAACCACCACACCGTGCTTCCTAGGTGCAGTGTAAAGCAGGTTTTGCATAGCTGGCCTCGTACAGACAGCCCCAAGAGCTGCTGCACGAGCAGTTTCCTCTTTAGTCCATTCAAAAAGGCTTGTTGATGCTCAGGGCTGCACTCATCATAGTTTCTCTAGCGAGTCTCTTAATATAGAGTCACAAACTGAgcatgcattctccagaatcccacaaggcctaggaaagcttgtgtttttctcttgttaGTTGGTGGGGACATAGCTGTTATCTAATTGGTCACATCCACCCTGCCCTTTTACTCACAAGAACTGGATCTCGTGTGTGAGTCCTTTgatcttgttttgctttatagCAGAACCAGCTCTCAGAATGTTCTAgtttcagttaggatagagttaatttcccttctagtagctggtagggtgctatattttggattaggatgagaagagtgctgataacatgctgatgttttaattgttgcagagcagtgcttacgcTAAGCCAAGGATTTTCGagctcctcgtgctgccctgccagcgggCAAACTGGGGGtgcggcaggagctgggagcggacagacccaggacagctgacccaaattaGCCATAGGGGTATTCCATCTCATAtggggtcatgctaaacaatatataggggtggctagctgggttggggggctggctgctcagggataggctgggcattggtcatcgggtggtgagcaattgcattgtacatcacttgtttcgtacacattgttgttgttgttgttattattattattattattattgtaattattttcctatcttaataaactgtctttatctcaactcacaggcttcacttttccatttctctcccctatcccagagagggaatggggagggagagagaacatggtgtttagctgctgaccgtgttaaaccacaacaggccACACCAACCCCACAcagcgctacaggcttggggcagagtgtctggaaagctgtgcagaggaaaaggatctgaggGTGCTGGtcaatgctcacctgaacatgagccgcAGTGTGCCCAGGGGcccaagaaggccaagggcatCCTGGTTGTGTCAggagcagtgcagccagcaggagcagggaggtgatagtccctctgggctctgctctggtaAGGCCAAACCTTGAGTGCtgggttcagctttgggcccctcactaccagaaggacatcgaggccctggagcgtggccagagcagggctacgaagctggggaagggcctggagcacaagtcctgtgaggggcggctgagggaactgggggtgtttggtctggagaagaggaggctcagggtaGAACTCATTGCTATCTACAATGACCTGAAAGGAAGGTCTGGAGAGCTTGGAGTTAGCCTCTTCTTGTGGgaaaccagtgacaggaccagagggaatgggcCCAAGTTGTTCCAGGGGAGGTTCatgctggaaatgaggagacatttctgctcagaaagagcagtcaggcctTGGGATGGGTTGCTGAGGGAAGTGGTGAGGTCACACTcctgggagtgtttaaggagaggttggacatggtgcttaaggacgtggtttagtggtgacattggtgatcgggtgatggttggaccagatgatcttggagggcttttccaaccttcatgattctaggattctacaggaaagctggggtgGGACAGCACAAACGCTAAGCTCACGCACTGCTAacagctgctgaggaagctgcAAAGCTGTCTAATTCTCCACATTGGTTATAAAGGGCTTTTACCCAACACAGGAGTGCTTGGCAAAAGCAGTTGGGGTGGCTAGGAGCTGGAGGAACGTTGCCAGGCCCAGGCTCATGAATAGGAGTGGCTCATGGAAGTGGGGGCACATCTTAACCTAGGACATACACTTAATAACCACAGAGTTAATATCACTGTCTAAATCGGCATAGGCTGCTGCATTAATTGCTTTAATGGCATCAGAAAGAGAACAGCACCTGAGTACTGAGTTTATGAATGCAAACAACAATcccaaaaaacaaaatagcCAAGTTCCCCACAAATGTTCACCTGCTCGCAGACCCCTCTGTCCTTTCTGCAAGTGTGACAAGTATTGCTGCAGGGAAACTGTTCTTTTGCCAGtgtcatttcttttcccatagCAGCTGATAAAACTGGTACTTGCTAatgctgcctttgctcttcATCTGGCACTTGGTCTTGATCTTGGCGGTATGACTGCTTGCTACCGGAATGTTTTTCTAGTTTGCTTTAAGACAAAGCTGAGGTAAATATTTATGGCAAGAAAGGGAGAGGACTTTGACTTTATCACGCAGCAAGGGAATCAGCGGCATGAGAAGCACTCCTTAGTTCACCCAATGTTGCAGCAGTTACATTTAGTTATATTGACATGGTTTAAGGTCACAATCTTTTCAACAAGATTTTGTGGTTATCCtcgtatttttttcttctaaaatgcaAAGCACTTGCAGTTTTTCCTTCATACCAACTTAGCCTAATATTTCTCCAGTTCATCGAGTGCATTCTGCTTTGTAACTGTCTTCCAGGAAGCAGGGATTTCTCCTCTGCCATGAAATTTCCCACTGTAGCATTGTTCTAGCTGTGTCCTGAAAGAAGACACAAACCATTTCCAGTATGCTTGCATGGATGGATCAGGAGGAATGCTCCAAGTGGAATAGGGATGTCCTGCATCCTGGTATTTCTTGAAGGGGATCCATCTGTCTTCACCAATCCTGAATAAGCAGTCACTTGAAACACTGCTAGAACAAATATCAATGACTAGGTTGTCTGTTTTATGCCATCTGCATCCTTTAAAAACTTGTGGACGATGGAAGACAACCCGGTGGTGTCCATCATGGTTTGGCATAGTGTTAGTGCAAACAGCCCCACAAAATGGACACTGCTCCTGGCACCCTGCAAACTGCTCAGCCAGTATTGTGTGAGGCTGCCTTTCAAAGGAGCTCATACGAGCTTCTTTAAACTTTTTCCTGAGATCATCAATAATGGGAGACAGTGCTTCTGTCATGGCATTATTCAGGAACTCTATGTCTGTTATCTCCTGATGTTCAATGCCCTTCAGGTCGCTCCTGGGCAAGCTTAGCACATCTCCGAGTACTCTGCAGAATTCATCCAACCAAAGAGAGATTTgatcctttctgtcttttctgtctttgacaATTGTGGTTGATGCAAAAACAGCTGACTGAATGTTTTCAGAGTAACGAGAGAGGGAGTCTCTTAAAAACATCTCTAACCTTCTGTTCTCGTCTAAACAGTACGTCTCAACTTTTGtcttaatgtaattatttaaaaagtctcCTGGGGCCTTAAGATAATGCATGAAAGtttcaaatttttcttcttctgctagGTATTTCAGCATGTAATTTTCCAGAGTGGATCTATTGCCTCTGAAATCTGCAATTTTATCCTTCACGTCTCGAGCTATGTCAAGAGCTGTCTTCTCATAGATGGCGTGTCGAAGAGCTGGGGCAATCTTGCTGCACAGGAAATCAGCAAATGTTGTGATACAAGAGGCTCCTTGGCAGGAAATCTGGAAACATTTGAAGAAgtcttctctcttgctctccaGGTAGATGACTGGatcatttgctttcctgaatGCTGCATGCATGTCTTTAAACCTTTCTGCTGCCATTCTGCACAGGTACAGTGATAATTCCATTCTGTAATCtttattaaaactgtaatttgcaGTGTTAGGAACAGACTTCATACCTTCCTCCACTTCATTTAgtatttcatgaataaaagtTCGACTGTAAtccattttgtccttttccttcttctcaatGTTTGCCTTCACACGCATTATGATGCTCTCTGTAATGCGGTGCATGCTGTTCTCATCTGCATTGTCCAATCTCTTAGATAAGACGATGAAAGTTTTCTTCCTAGACACGTGTTTCTCTATGTCAAGACAAAAGACAGTCTTTTGGGAAAACTTTCTGATTTGTTTATCTACCTTGGGCTCCTTAAAGTGATCTAGAAGGACATTTTCTATATCCACATCGATGTCCACCTCTTCCAGAGGGGGAGTAGCAGAGGACACTTCAGCAACCCACTGCTTCCAGATAGAATTGAAGTGGTTTCTCAGTTCACTTTCACCTAATTTCTGGCCTTTTAGAGACAGGGCCAActctctgctctttctcagGAGCTCATTTTCATATTCAGACTTCCTCTCATCCAGTTTACTCTGGCTCTTCTTTACTTCTAGAAGTTTCTCACACTTCCTTCGCGTTTCAACAAGAAGGGACTCTCTCAGTTCTTTCAGCTTcagttctgtgctgcttttccacTGGATCAGTATTTCATGGTCTTTGTCTTCACTGAAGAATGTTTCCATGTTCTTGGTGATGGCATCACTTCTCTCTTGCACCAGTTTTTCAAGGTGTTCCGTGGTGACCTTGCCCAACTCCCCATTCCGCACcatgttttccagtttcatttgcaAGTCTAAGATGTGACTTCTCAGCTGCCAGGTCCACTGACTAAATGCAGTTTCCAGTTTCTTGTAGGCAGCAATCTCCACTGAATTcttgaagctgaaaacaaagttttcattCAGCAGGGCATTCCACAGGTCACTAATACGAACTTTCAAGCTGGAGAGCCTCAAAACGCTGCTGTGCGATTCCTTCTTGGCAGCTTGGagaattttgctctttaattCCTGGACGTTCTGGCTGTAGGTGGGGTTGGGCGGTGCCATCGGTGGGTTTCCTTCCCACAGGTGAGCAAAGTAATGAATGTGGGTGTTCACGTCAAAGCGGATGACGTCGCTGAAGCAGGTGATGTCACAGAATTCCTGCTGGGCCGCGGTCACGGTCATTTCATCCAGCTTTTCCTGCAGACGTCTTTGTCCTTCCATGTTCTGTTCCTTTGCGGTTATTTCGCCCACATTTTGGTGCACAAAGAGGCAGGCTGGGGAAATATTAACTTGCTTCATCCTCAGGAAAGCCTGCACAGCAATCTGAAGGACGTCTTGCATTTCCGAAGGATTTTCTCCAAAGATGTTGATCAGAGTCATGTTGCCGATGCCAATGACAAAGGTGGCCAGCTCATTGTCATGGTTAAGTGACTGCTTATTGGCCATCTCTATGGCACGAAGTCCTTCTGTGTCAACAACGAGCAGGTAATCAAAGTTCAAATCCTGTTGGAGCTTCTCGTCCACTTTAATgagctgcataaacgctccccgGGTGCACCTCCCTGCGCTGACGTTAAACTGCAGACCAAACATGGCATTCAGCAGGGTTGACTTCCCTGTGCTCTGGATGCCAAGCACGGAAAGCACAAATACTCGCTTGTCCCCTAGCTTCTCAATTAACATGTCAAAGACGGCTCCAATCCATTGCAGTGGTACGTAAGAAGCATCACCATCCATCAGCTCAATGGGATACCCTAAAATCATCAGATTGGCAGCAATTTCAGGTAGTTTGACATACCATTTTTCTTTGGAGTTTGTTGATTCCAGTGCCTCATAAATCTGCCCCACCTCTCTCAAAATATGCTCAAGGCCAATGGACGAATCATTGATTTCATCAGAAAGGGCATCTAATTTCTTCATCAACTGAGTTTTCAGgttgttattttcattgtttttctttaatgccaGGATTTGAGACCATAACTGATGATACTTTCTCTTCAGCTCATCAAGGTGATCAGAGGAGATGTCGTCCATGAAGATCTTCATCCActgcagaaagaatttcttGGTGTTGTCTGGCTGTGACTGGAGAAAGCCAAGGACTGTTTTCATCAGCTGATTGAGGGGAAACGCTTTGCCTAGTTGCTTTCTTCGTATTGCAGACTTCTGCGATTCAATTTGGCTCCGATGATGCTCTATGctcttgttccttttttcctgcaagCGAGTGagttctttgtcctttttacACCACAGGTACCACAGTTTTCCCTGAAGAGGCAGTAGCTGTGATTTGATCTCAGACAACTTCTCTTTCCTCAACAGATTCACCAGTTTGATTGCTGTTTCTTTGGCTGTCACACACGCTTCTGTATCTTCATCAACTAAGAAGCCGTGCTGGCGAGCTGTGCTCAGGCATGCATTGAGGCTAACAAGCGTGCTCGACCCTTCCACTAGGTTTCGGATGGTTTTTGTCAGCTCATCCActaattctgcttcatttctgttcttgatCCCTATTCTTATGTTTTGGCTAGATCGGCCAGCTGCAATGCTCTCTTTCTCAGTGAAAAGGCAAACCAAAGGCCTCTGAGACTGCCACAGATCACGT
Proteins encoded in this region:
- the LOC137855002 gene encoding interferon-induced very large GTPase 1-like, whose amino-acid sequence is MESQEERADAGEKNQLAQQLLAEAFEKEGLDEEYWLPKLSEILGVKSINAWKHLQYEDYLKLECKIRYPWETKALQRLLGITSNEAGVDELQKQHLEMMKQRQEEAKSILRELEEMQKSCSNSKEMISKKEEALQQAMDIPKEYWAPPGKALLDELVSIRKQLEQQEKSMGERENVSDEEVLRRASGGLALQGIYQTKSLEDVLAKREQLIRVPDGFMLTGPVQGSLLERKEFSSSAAEATFTKSMEQLGFSINASAKGGFWGFSFETGVDYGKSSQSEDSHRSRSEQAYICTTKYQYIPLASYYFQKDQLRLSDAALRELQDIEQLLSITQEADRFHLLKSRCASFFSRFGSHVNQGPLHFGGIFWWKASAEGFRAEQWDEMKQQTSEALNSYVGASFSGFGTKWGVKGDASKSSSQASFQGRDRSSTHRVVQLYVTKTGGPAETDSLPEWKCGLVANNTTWCVIDRGFQLIPVWDIILSNHSSDFKASHQMGSGLRAVYEGLTNHSTSVIFGEELASAVEEARAFLEQVKTWEGTVDEKKLLMLLDFKQGLNNRTKNHSVWINICLSDKALQEFLGNTVSFCQKSSPENTTYIKSLLQSLLDPHIYSVRDFPRASFIMQWVFQKDQTLPQTPSTSSLEDLNMTLQQMKEYIMEVTYAPATSASAIHEAKIKATFTVSQSVSSLLQSLQQRAQEDIELLVLLVTTSTGYQVESSTFQYLLGCPEINFMRKEMHMAHNEYQSLKEQDVYRAQAFLLLTGLTITSENKKVTHEQKNDRLVFMKEKMKNTWSTEMKALLEKHNAFRDWEMLERDLQSFIDGQVEDASGNLNKDDIMKDLEDAFQGMQPPSQCNPESDSSESKASQTNANPEFLHLLKRLGLERYYPRKMGTEDFHIIHQTSVHDSQPSKDSELPFYFLQRLLTVDYRVRYLTCKEASKPGVVPTPNTSAEEHEPSDSFDDFLSDLDKGDPESASKETHVHPMDLQMAIFHCADDFMRQYLSSKLAFCQFALPLLVPNPGTSQIEFPLWSLSQIKKSWKGTVRSGEQTRTSSHKNKLIYQAEMPIVSFLRIGSSPSSSKSQLLNALLSMKKHDTFFHRHCKGSTKDCFLMKGLVEISWYIPRGSDDDSFNGPVAFCNLHGDARDHEPQLQFLQEISAVNVVLVSESDQSNEKKGRRILRDLWQSQRPLVCLFTEKESIAAGRSSQNIRIGIKNRNEAELVDELTKTIRNLVEGSSTLVSLNACLSTARQHGFLVDEDTEACVTAKETAIKLVNLLRKEKLSEIKSQLLPLQGKLWYLWCKKDKELTRLQEKRNKSIEHHRSQIESQKSAIRRKQLGKAFPLNQLMKTVLGFLQSQPDNTKKFFLQWMKIFMDDISSDHLDELKRKYHQLWSQILALKKNNENNNLKTQLMKKLDALSDEINDSSIGLEHILREVGQIYEALESTNSKEKWYVKLPEIAANLMILGYPIELMDGDASYVPLQWIGAVFDMLIEKLGDKRVFVLSVLGIQSTGKSTLLNAMFGLQFNVSAGRCTRGAFMQLIKVDEKLQQDLNFDYLLVVDTEGLRAIEMANKQSLNHDNELATFVIGIGNMTLINIFGENPSEMQDVLQIAVQAFLRMKQVNISPACLFVHQNVGEITAKEQNMEGQRRLQEKLDEMTVTAAQQEFCDITCFSDVIRFDVNTHIHYFAHLWEGNPPMAPPNPTYSQNVQELKSKILQAAKKESHSSVLRLSSLKVRISDLWNALLNENFVFSFKNSVEIAAYKKLETAFSQWTWQLRSHILDLQMKLENMVRNGELGKVTTEHLEKLVQERSDAITKNMETFFSEDKDHEILIQWKSSTELKLKELRESLLVETRRKCEKLLEVKKSQSKLDERKSEYENELLRKSRELALSLKGQKLGESELRNHFNSIWKQWVAEVSSATPPLEEVDIDVDIENVLLDHFKEPKVDKQIRKFSQKTVFCLDIEKHVSRKKTFIVLSKRLDNADENSMHRITESIIMRVKANIEKKEKDKMDYSRTFIHEILNEVEEGMKSVPNTANYSFNKDYRMELSLYLCRMAAERFKDMHAAFRKANDPVIYLESKREDFFKCFQISCQGASCITTFADFLCSKIAPALRHAIYEKTALDIARDVKDKIADFRGNRSTLENYMLKYLAEEEKFETFMHYLKAPGDFLNNYIKTKVETYCLDENRRLEMFLRDSLSRYSENIQSAVFASTTIVKDRKDRKDQISLWLDEFCRVLGDVLSLPRSDLKGIEHQEITDIEFLNNAMTEALSPIIDDLRKKFKEARMSSFERQPHTILAEQFAGCQEQCPFCGAVCTNTMPNHDGHHRVVFHRPQVFKGCRWHKTDNLVIDICSSSVSSDCLFRIGEDRWIPFKKYQDAGHPYSTWSIPPDPSMQAYWKWFVSSFRTQLEQCYSGKFHGRGEIPASWKTVTKQNALDELEKY